The following nucleotide sequence is from Triticum dicoccoides isolate Atlit2015 ecotype Zavitan chromosome 7B, WEW_v2.0, whole genome shotgun sequence.
cataagattgatcatttggcttgaaagccaagaatcttcacacttgatagctcatttctgagaacacttttttaaaataattactgtattacaagtttattatttttcctcgtaacttggtcacatataatgacacaatgcgaaggttttccaattttttaattttttttaattttttatgcccgtttcaaaatgcggtcaaaacggcgggaatgaccattcctagctagtagttgaatcttggatttttttggtgtttctctgattaaatagatatttatgtacctagaaatgatttttttaaaataaagagcaaactacatggaagctacagttcaaatttgacccgcttccagctgaatcggtggaaatttgtctttttaccagaggtggatcaaaactttttacacccaatcatttggtcaattgtgcattaaatatggcctagttttttataaaaaagatatggtccaattttgcaacaaatatatgataggtccttcacaaaaaaactcattttgagcactcgaaaaatggaaaattgatttttcgtcaaaagaaaatgaaaaattccttgggcaacattgtttgtcattccaatatgcaccttggtgcacaatatgagataattTGAATGAACTATGTCATTCcaaaatgcacccttgtgcaaaaaacacaagagaaacaaatagaaaaactcAACTACATAAGCTTGAAAAAGTATTTGATGTGCTCCACATGTGCTATGATTGTGAATTATAAAATTAACGTGctccaaatttgcaacaaatatttgctagGTTCTTTATAAAAATATCACTTTGGACACTGGAAAAATGATTCtcttacaaaaactcatatcttagaacacttttttaatgaTATTAACAATATTAaaagtttgttatttttactgaaaagtaggtcacacttggtgacacaatgcgaaggttttttatttctatatttttATAAATTTCTTAGGTCGTCAAATAGCAGGCATGATTCAAAATCTTATTTTCAATCGATTACGACTAATTTAAATGGTCTTAACATCATCAAAGGGGATACTCTGTTCTGATTGGTCTAAAATCAGCTCACGTGGATCATGCCTTAACCACCGTCGGATGCGCCCGGATCCAAGGGCAGCCCACACTCCCCTCGTCGCTCTCACCCCCTCCCGAATCACCCCGTATCCCTCTCATCCTCGTCCACCcacgaaaccctagccccttctcccaatcgccgccgccgccttctccctCCCAGATCCAATCCTGCGCGCGTCGGccacctccctccggcggagctcgaccCCCACCCCCCGCCGCTGCTCCACCCTCTCCCGCGAGGGTCTCTGCTACCCGCGCGCGCACAACCTTCGTCCCCTGTTGCTCCAATCCGGCCAGCGCGCCCTCCACCTCGTCTCCCCCGATCCCGACCGTCGTACTCCGTCCCCTGTAGCAGTCGTACTCCACCCTAGCAGTCGATCCCGACCGTCGCTGCTTCACCAGCCTCCTCCTCTGGCGTCTCCGCGAGGGCAGCCGATGCCAGACAGGCCGTCGACGCGCCGGACCTCAAGGCCGGTCGTGCTGCTCCTTCTGCCTGCGTCTCCTCGGCGTAGACGACGGCGACAAGGACGCTGGCGCCCGCCTTCTTCCTCCCCCAGCTCGTCTTCTCCCCGGTCGCTGCCTTGCATGCCGCCACCCAATCCATCTATCAATCGCCAATGGAATCCCACGCCGCTGCGGCTCCATTCTCCTCCCAATCCCATGCCGCTGatgcctcctccacctccacctccaagcGCTGGCGACCTTCTTCCTCCCCCGGCACTTGTCCTCTCCGCTCGCTGCCTTCCAAGAGTGCCGCTACCGTTGGCGACCAGACCAGCAGAGGAACGCCGCTGGCAGAGGATGAGGAGTCCTTCCTTCTCCACCATGAAGCACGCCTCCTTCCACTCCTCGCCGCCGAAGTCGGATGCGTGCGTGAGTgccttctcctcctcttcttcttcctcctcctctgcttcttcttcttcttcccgggATCTGATGCTGATGCGTGGTTGTGTGCAGGCAGATGCAGTTGAAGGAAAGGGGCGGGCCTCAAGGCCGGACCTCAAGGAGATGCAGCACCGGAACATCATCAGGtacccctcccctcccccatccCGTTTCTCCTCCCCGGCCTCAGGGTTTGGGCTGGATTTGGCCGCCGCGGAATGGATGGACTGGCTGACTATTGTTGTGTTGTGTAGGCTGCAGGACGTGGTGCATAACGAGAAGAGGGAGGGCGCCATGCCGAAGGAGGGACCTTGCGGCCATTGCGGAGTCACAAGTGAGCTCCTCCTCTTCCATTCAGACTTGTGTGTTTTTTGACTCTGCCTGCTGCTTGTTAGATGAGAGGTTTGTGCTGCTGACAGTCAGCAATTAGATGCAGCTCACAATCTGCTCATACTTAATACTACTTGCTGCAGTTATTTAGATATTGAGAGTTCCCTACATACTTGCTGCAGTTTCAGAAAAATGCTTAATGTTAGAGTTGATTCTCTGCTCGCTGCTCTGTGTCATCTGCACAAATTAGTTACATGCTTGTAGGACAACACATGGAAATTTACATCTGGCTTGTCTGTACTAACCATTGAAAACAAGCATGTAATGTGATTTGTGCTGCTCCTTTGTAGAAACAAGCACGTGTAGTGTCTGAGTGTTTATCTGCTGCCAACTTTACATTTTCACAGCCACGTTAAATAACAAGCTTGTTCGAGCAATTTTTTTAGTCTCCTCCTTTCTCTGGGGTTTTTATAATCTTGTTTGCTAATTGTGGCGGTACATGTGTAGTCAGTAACCAGTGCTACTGCTTAACTCAAAATTTCTTTTACAAAGAAAAAAATGATGAGCATTTCTCCAGCCAATGTCTGAAGTAGTTGCTGCTGTGTAGTCATCGACTGAGCTTATGCATTTCATCAAAATTTGCAATGATGTTTATTGCCTAAGAAACTAGCGAATTAGAGGCCTGCGATTCAATAGTTTGGAGAAGAAACCAATGAATTTAGATTTGAGTGACAAATCTGTTCTGGTTTCAAATAGATAGGTTTATTTTTTTAAACTATGCATAGATTTGTAACAATGAGCATAGGTGGTTATAGGTTGATGTGATGATGAATATAAATATTAAGAACTGCTCATGCATGCATCTGGACCTCTTATTGTGGTAGCTGGTATGCTTGATGCGTGTATGTCCATCTCTTTACTATTTTGCTTGAACCATAAATCATGATGCATGATGATCATGGTCTGGTTTGTTAGATCTATTTTGCTGGTGCTTAAAATTTGACATGCCTGGATTCTGAATGAACTCGTTCTTACAGTTCTTTTCATTTCTATGATCAATTTAGAGAGTTGCACATGTCACTATATTATATACCAAAAAAAATCTTAGCTAGTGACAACATTTTAGTCGCTCCATGAACGCATACTGGTTAGTGTTAGTCATACTATTTATGTACATGGCATTTGCTGTCAATTCTTGATTATAAGTTATTGGGTCCCAAATTGGCTACTGTTTGATGTTCTGTACATATTcttattcttatatgttcattcttaTTTTTTGCACAGGTGAAGTGCGAATCCATGTTCGAAGCTGTGAAGCATATCGACAAAGAGtagcatattatgtgttgtaaTTGTAGGCAGTAGTAGGCATATCTGAGTTGTAATATACTATAACGATTGTAATAGATTAATGTAGTATTTTTTTTTGGACCAATTTCATTTGCTCTTTGGTCTGTTCGAAAGAATGATTGTGCATGTGATTTGAATACCCGTGAAATGGAAACCTGACAAGTGGGTCCAAGTTATAATGGTTGTTTGACAAATTTCGAAATTTCTGATTTGTGGGACCAATTTTGAGGTgagcatgacaagtgggaccattCTGACTACTTGGACTAGCTGCAAAATAAAATGGCTGAAAATAGAAAATCAATAGGCTATAAAAGGCCATgccctagaaaataaaaaggccaaattgttgggccaggcccatgtagctagagaaaattaacagaaaaaatatacagtaaaaggccgaattgttgggctaggcccatgtagaaaactgaattggactgggctgaatcttgtgccacatcagcttgccacgctggatgcctacgtggcctggggaggttgctagtgaccaaaacgccaccgtggacatattttggtcataaacgtcttcgaccatttcagaaaaaggtcgctatagtcggtttacgaccgccagcttttgaccttctctttttggtcacaaaaaggtcgcaaatgaaaaaccatgacctttgagtgaccaatagtcaaggtcacaagttgacatatttcttgtagtgggagttggactccccccctagggcgcgccacccccgttggtcggccccctcctccactcctttatatacgggggagggggcaccccatagacacaacaattgatcattgatctcttagccgtgtgcggtgcccccctccaccatagtcctcgataatatcgtaacggtgcttaggcgaagccctgcgacggtagaacatcatcatcgtcaccacgccgtcgtgctgatgaaactctcccccgacaatcggctggatcggagtacgagggatgtcatcgagctgaacgtgtgcaagaactcgtaggtgccgtagtttcggtgcttgatcggtcgggccgtgaagacgtacgactacaccaaccacgttgtgctaatgcttccgctttcggtctacgagggtacggggacacactctcccctctcgttgctatgcatcaccatgatcttgcgtgtgcgtaggaatttttttgaaattactacgttgccaacagtggcatccgagcctaggttttatgcattgatgttatatgcacgagtagaacacaagtgagttgtgggcgatattgttggaaatatgccctagaggcaataataaaagtgttattattatatttctttgttcatgataatagtcttttattcatgctataactgtattatccggaaatcgtaatacacgtgtgaatacatagaccacaatatgtccctagtgagcctctagttgactagctcgttgtgatcaacagatagtcatggtttcctggctatggacattggatgtcgttgataacgggatcacatcattaggagaatgatgtgatggacaagatccaatcctaagcatagcacaaaggtcggttaattcgtttgctagagcttttccaatgtcaagtatctcttccttagatcatgggatcgtgtaactcccggataccgtaggagtgctttgggtgtaccaaacgtcacaacgtaactgggtgactataaaggtgcattacaggtatctccgaaagtgtttgttgggttgacacggatcgagactcggatttgtcactccgtgttacggagaggtatcactgggcccactcggtagtgcatcatcataatgagctcaaggtggccaagtgtctggtcacgggatcatgcattacggtacgagtaaagtgacttgccggtaatgagactgaacgaggtattgggataccgacgatcgagtctcgggcaagtaacataccgtctgacaaagggaattgcatacggggtttgatcgaatcctcgacatcgtggttcatacgatgacaacatcgaggagcatgtgggagacaacatgggtatccagatcccgctgttggttattgacctgaggtcgtctcggtcatgtctgcatgtctcccgaacccgtagggtctacacacttaaggttcggtgacgctagggttatcaggaagacaagtatgtgattaccgaatgttgttcggagtcccggatgagatcccggacgtcacgaggagttccggaatggtccggaggtaaagatttatataaggaaagtggttaaacggacaccggaaagtttcggtggcataccggtattgtaccggggccaccggaagggttccgggggtccaccgggtggggccacccctcccgggggggccacatgggctgtgtgggagagggagccagcccctagtgggctgggcgcgcctccccacctaggcccatgcggctagggcaaggggaggggaaaccctaaagggggcgcccccctagcttggggggcaagccacccttttccctctccctttggccgccacccccctctagggtttcccctagagggccgaccccccttgccccttcccctataaatagaggggtgaggggagggctgcaaaaacacaagccaaggcgcagcccctcccctccccaacacctctcctcctccgtacgcgcttggcgaagccctgtcggagtactgctgcaccaactacaccacgccgtcgtgctgccgttggagctgtcttcctcatcctctccttcctccttgctggatcaagacggaggagacgtcgcccgtaccgtacgtgtgttgaacgcggaggtgctgtccgttcagcacttggtcatcggtgatccgaatcacgacgagtacgactccatcatcaccatccccttgaacgcttccgcactcgatctacaagtggtatgtagatgcaaactcactcccttgactcgttgcttagatgaactcatagatggatcttggtgaaaccgtagaaaaaattttaattttctgcaacgttccccaacagtggcatcatgagctaggtctatgcgtagttctctattgcacgagtagaacacaattttgttgtgggcgtgaatcttttcaacttgcttgccgctactagtcttatcttgcttcagcggtattgtgggatgaagcggcccggaccaaccttacacgtacgcttacgtgagaccggttccaccgactgacatgcac
It contains:
- the LOC119340009 gene encoding vegetative cell wall protein gp1-like, with amino-acid sequence MPDRPSTRRTSRPVVLLLLPASPRRRRRRQGRWRPPSSSPSSSSPRSLPCMPPPNPSINRQWNPTPLRLHSPPNPMPLMPPPPPPPSAGDLLPPPALVLSARCLPRVPLPLATRPAEERRWQRMRSPSFSTMKHASFHSSPPKSDACADAVEGKGRASRPDLKEMQHRNIIRLQDVVHNEKREGAMPKEGPCGHCGVTSEVRIHVRSCEAYRQRVAYYVL